Proteins found in one Sesamum indicum chloroplast, complete genome genomic segment:
- the clpP gene encoding ATP-dependent Clp protease proteolytic subunit, with translation MPIGVPKVPFRIPGEEDASWVDVYNRLYRERLLFLGQEVQSEISNQLMGLMVYLSIEDDTKDLYLFINSPGGWVISGVGIYDTMQFVRPDVHTICIGLAASMGSFILVGGEITKRLAFPHARVMIHQPASSFYEAQAGEFILEAEELLKIRETLTRVYVERTGKPLWVVSEDMERDVFMSATEAKAYGIVDLVAVE, from the exons ATGCCTATTGGTGTTCCAAAAGTACCTTTCCGAATTCCTGGAGAGGAAGATGCATCTTGGGTTGACGTATA CAACCGACTTTATCGAGAAAGATTACTTTTTTTAGGACAAGAAGTTCAGAGCGAGATCTCGAATCAACTTATGGGTCTTATGGTATATCTCAGTATTGAGGATGATACCAAAGATCTGTATTTGTTTATAAACTCTCCTGGCGGATGGGTAATATCTGGAGTAGGTATTTATGATACTATGCAATTTGTGCGACCAGACGTCCATACAATATGCATAGGATTAGCCGCGTCAATGGGATCTTTTATCCTGGTTGGAGGAGAAATTACCAAACGTCTAGCATTCCCTCACGCT AGGGTAATGATCCATCAACCTGCTAGTTCTTTTTATGAGGCGCAAGCGGGAGAATTTATCCTGGAAGCGGAAGAACTGCTGAAAATACGCGAAACCCTCACAAGGGTTTATGTAGAAAGGACGGGCAAACCATTATGGGTTGTATCTGAAGACATGGAAAGAGACGTTTTTATGTCAGCAACAGAAGCCAAAGCTTATGGAATTGTTGATCTTGTAGCAGTTGAATGA